Within Zootoca vivipara chromosome 10, rZooViv1.1, whole genome shotgun sequence, the genomic segment GAGGATCTTTGCTGCTCCAGCACAAACGGGCAGCGGCTGTCAGGCATGCAAGCtgcctgaaatacagtggtacctcggtttaagaacagccctgttcaGTATACGATGTATGCACCGATTGAAATGTTTCCCAATGATGTCAGGCACCCAAACGGAGCGCGTGAGACGAGGTGTGTTAAAATAATGACTCTCTGACTCAAAGGCATGCATATcgttaattatatttttatcccGCCCGCCACAGCTTAGGAATGCCTACACTCGCCTTTTATGTTCTTAACAACACCCCTGTGAAGTGGGTCGGGGCTCAGAAGACGCCTTGCAGAGAATTCCGGGCTTCATAGGCTTGAGGAGGAATTGTGAACACGACGCGGCGGTCCATGCCCAACCCTCAGCCACAGAACCCCACACTGCCTACTATAATAAGGCAAAGCTCAAGCCGCACGCACATCCGAGGGTGCCTAGCTAcggtagctagctagctagcgtAGCAGGGTTAAGATTTCAGAAGAGATTGCAAAGGTAACATCTCCGGCGCCGTCTGCAGCTGCTTGCGctgaaagggaggagggagagagagagagcgccgcCTTCTCTGACGTCACGTGGAACCCTGCTCCATAGGCCCGCGCCGGGGGCGGGCTCAAGCGCGTTCACACACACAGGCGCGCGCGACGGGGAAGGGCTCTGTTATGGTTGCGCATGCGCTGGATGCTGGGTGGTTGTTGGGCTTCAGCAGGTTGGGGCCGCTAACGGGTGAGTAGTAGCGTGACGGGGGGACGGGGCGAGTGGTCGCGAAGGGAAGAGAGGCGTTCCGTGTGtgtccccaccctcaccccaaaaAACAAGAATGCGGGAGGGCCTGTGGGGTTGCCTCCCACCTGAGTAGAGCTCTTTTCTCCCACACGTCACCCTGGATAGtatctccttcttcttcctcccccccctcaaaagacTCTCCGGTTCCCCCTTATCCCGAGTTGGCGAGTTCAACGCCTCCCCCCCTCCGCGCCCCACAGTCCAGAGAAGGAGCTGCCACAAGCagcgcctgccccccccccccccacgtcccCCTGAGCGGGCACAGGGGCCTGCTGACTGCATGACTGCGGTTCCCCAGGACAGGCCAGAATTGCTGCGATTGCAAGcactcccccctcgcagctcctGCACGCGCCTCTCCTGCCCGCACTTAACGGCGGGATATTGGCACCCTCCGTGACGCCGAGGAGGGCTGGGTGTGCTTGTGAGGCAAAGGAAAACCCATCTTTTCGGATGTGGGAGTTGGAGGGTCGGGAACCCCAGATCACATAAGACAGGCCTTCCTTGCACCTTCGAgactttttggttttgttttgtttatgcagAGCAGTTCTGGAAACCCTTTTCTGGGGTGCTGTTGTAAAAAAGTCGGTAACCGGGCACTGATAATTCTGTACTTCATTGGATCTCTTCTTTCTCCcatcaggaacacaggaagcgcTGGGCAAGGAATTTTGTATCTGGTGAAGTTGGAGGACAACCCCCCCACCCTACTGCCCTGGAAGAAATAGTCTGTTTCCCTGTCTCTCTGCATCTGGGGACACAGCCTCTCCAACAAGATTGCAAAAATGCAGTTGATGCCTCTCTGGGGGCCCTGTATTCCTTTTGGACAGCACCAACTTGGCCTTGCTTAATTACATGATAATTTGTCTTCCCTCACaccttttttgttattgttgttagaTTGGGCATATTTTAAGAGTTAGGCTGTGGATCTTTGTCTTGGAGGCATCATTGACCAAAGGAAATGGAGGAAAAAGAGCGATGTGATACATTCTATATGACATTCTGATGTTAAGGCCATATAAAACATTTTTCAAGGGGAGGCCAAGAAAAAGATGCAAATATACTAAGGACGGTTCCTTGCAGGCtaaaggaggtgggagggtgggagaaaaaTGATTAAAATCTTTAAGTTATTTCTGCAGCCATCCCGTGAAGACAACTATTAAAGTAACAGCAGGTGTTCCACTTGTGTGGGCTGGAGTTGTCTAGAAAAGAAAGGCTGCTTGCTCTGCTTTTTGTGTGGTGGGGAGAAACTTCATAAACTTTGTCATCTATCTTCACGTCCtacactacaaaaaaaaaatgagttgTGTGCCATGGAAAGGTGACAAAATAAAATCGGAATCATCTGAAACACCACAGCCGATGCCAGTGCGTATTTATCATGAAAAACAGCGCAGGGAGTTATGTGCTCTCCATGCCCTCAATAATGTCTTCCAGGACGGCAATGCCTTTACACGAGACACATTACAGGAGATTTTCCAAAGGTAAGAAGAACTTGGTTTGGCCAGCATTATGttaagggggtgtgtgtgttttgttttctgtacaTGCATTCACTTCTTTAGTTGGATTAGTGCCTCAGAAACTCTTCGTGGGTTGGGTGAGTTTCCAGAATTTTAACACTGATTCTGAATGGTTTCTTATTTCATCAATCACACACATTTTACTAAGGAGACCACCAATACAGTTTGCCCTTTTGTCCGGGGTTCTGCCTCTCTGTACTAGCttctgaaacagaaacaaaatcctCTTAGAGCTGCGCTTTGTATAGGTTCTTTAATGTGTAATTAAAAAGAAGGCACACAGGCAAAATGTAGCCAGGGGATCTCATGAAAACACTTATTTCCTGATGTTAAATACAATTCTTGCTGTCCTGGGTATGGTGGACCATCATCCCTCAGGCTACATCTGCCAGTCCATCAAAGCTCTGCCTGCTCTTTTGGAAACAGTGTCTTCTGCAAGTCCTGCTCTTAACTCTTCCATACACCATACCATTCAACTACCCAAGTTGCTTCTGCTGCATCTGCTCCTTTGATTCACACACCACTGCTCTCCATGCTCCCTCTTTTGTTATCCAACTAAACAGTAGCTGATATGGTCCCATTATTGTATTCTGTGTTAGTAACTAGCTTGAAAACAGTGCTTGGAACTGAAAAAAATAGGTGGTAGTCCTTGCATGTATGCTTAATCATTTATTTACTACTTAAATGTTTTGAGAAATGTCCTACTCAGccatttgcaaactgaaattcCCCCAATCTCTCTTTATAGATAGTCTTGTGCACCCTTAATAATGAGTAAATATAACGGAggggcttactcttgagtaaaaatgcCTAGGATCATGCATATATTTTAAAGCTGGTAGTCTGAAGTTTTTGTTGAAAATTAAAATAGATAATATAGTAAAGGTAATAGTTCCTGTGTTGTTTATGCAGTGTTTTCTTGTTCTTCTGGGAGTTCTTCATATTCCTTGAGACACTTGGGAGGCTTAATTTAAGACACAGTACATTTAAGTGGGTTCCCTTGAGTTTCTATCTTGAACTTATTGGAACTGAAAAGAGAAGTTTGTGTAAATGTTCAGGAACATTTAGAAAAGTTCTTAACGTCTAGGTTCCTGATGAAGGATTCCGAGGCTTACGTCTTTACAAATGTAATTGTTGAAGGATTATGGCTGTAATTAATGAACCCACAAAACTTGCCTATCACACACCAGAGCAAAGTGGCCCTATGCAGTCCTAATTTGTTTAATACATCTTTGCCTGCTTTCTTTACTGTCTTAGATCATAGACTGTTGTATTGGTTACCATGAGCGTGTGAAATGGATCAAAGCAGATCTTTCTCGCCTATTCAAAAAGTGGCACTGTCTGTTGTTAACCTTTAGGGGAAAGGACAAGGTGCCCTTCGTTCCTCCAGAGCAATTATGGATGAACAAATGTCATTTGGCTGTGGAGAGATCATGGTAAATGTCTGAGGATTGCTCATTTCCAGATGCCAGTCATAATTACAGATTGAGCTTGTTGGGACACCACATATAGCTTGTTCATGTGATTGAAGCCAGCGTGACCTACTTGGCTTTGTTCAGACAATAGTTGATGTTTGAATCTTACTGGAGTGTCGTGCTCTTTCAACACAGAGAGGTATCTGAAACCATGAAATCAAGAATTTTACCAGTTTTTCAAAAGTGTAGAAATCATTGTAATTCTTCTATTTTGGATGAAGTCTATCAGGGCCCAGGCATCTGTTTAGTGTTTTGAAAGTTGATTCTTGCCACTCTTTGAAAATTTGCTGTCTTTTATTGTAGGTTCTGCAATGGTTCATTGTAATATTCTATGTTAGCAAtgactttcattttcttttttgagggATATAAATCCGGTGACAGAAAAGCAGTAGGTTTACTTTCACAACACTCAGTGCACTTCCCCATTCCCTGTCCATCCCAGCACCTATCTCTTGCTACAAATGCACAGACAGAGTAGTGGACATAATTTATTAACCTTTTTGTCCATCTTCAGCTATCTTTCCCCAACTGGTCAGCCTTGCTTCATCATCCGCTTGGGACCAATGCTATCTTCATGTTTCGACAATGTGTTTTCAGGTTGTCTCCCAACACCATGGTGACACCCCACAAGAAAAGCATGCTGGGAAACGGGAACTATGACGTGAACGTCATCATGGCAGCTCTTCAGACCAAAGGTTATGAAGCAGTTTGGTGGGATAAGCGCAGGTAAAGAGAACCAGACTGTCAAGCCATCATTGGAACTGGCTTCTTCCTAGTTGGGTTTATAAATAACTGTAAGAGCCTAACAGTTTCTTTCTTCTGCGATTCTCTGTTCAGGGATGTCAGTGTAATTGCCCTCTCCAATGTGATGGGCTTCATTATGAATCTGCCATCAAGCCTCTGCTGGGGTCCATTGAAACTTCCTCTTAAACGGCAACACTGGATCTGTGTCCGGGAAGTGGGAGGTATCTACTATAACCTTGACTCTAAACTCAAGGTGCCTGAATCCATTGGAGGTGAAAGTGAGCTCAGGTAGGTTTTCTTCCATCCTAGCCGGTATAACCTAGGTGCCTGTCCTCTGAACATATTGTAAATTGAAACGCATAATCCGTACAGTGTAGATTGCTTTTAATCTCTCAGAGATGAAGGGAGTAAAGTGTACCAACAATGgtgaagaatgaaaacaaaagcctAGACTTTGTCCTTATCCTTCACTTTTTTGCAACAGAATTAGCAGAGATTCAAAATTTAGTCCAGTACTGTAATAGGAACCCATTTTCAGGGCAAGGGCAACATTACCCTGGTGGAAAGTTGTTGGGGGCTGCGTTCCACTGGCAGGTGCAACCAgaaccatacacacacacacagtcgttTTTTCCTCTTTTTAGTTTATTTAGTATTTAATTCATAGTAAGGCTCAAGGCTCACCTTCCATTTTCTTCATACACTTTTTAAACAAAGTTTGTTAAAGGGTGTTACTGTCTTTTGAAcagtaagattattattattattattattattattattattattattattattttaaagttctAAGACCTCTGCAGTTCCAGCAGAATACCAATAAGATCAAATCATAGCTGACCTGCAAGCTCTTAGCTATTCAAATGTCAGAATGTAGGTGCATAGCAAAAATTACACTCAACAAAAAGATTGCATTTGAACTGCGCTTTCTTTTCCCCATACCCACCTTTAACTGCTACAGGAAGTTTTTGAGACACCAGCTGCGAGGAAAGAACTGTGAACTTCTTCTAGTGGTGCCTGAAGAGGTGGAAGCACATCAGAGTTGGAAAGCTGATGCATGACCTGCAACCACCCTGTCCTCGCACTACAGTGCTGGTCCTTCTCCCTCCACCAATTTCTGATGTCCTGTGATGTGGATAATGAGCACTCTTCTCCTCTTCCCTGGAACTTTggcattttccccctccccattatgAGGCCATAAGGCAACTACAAGGTATTGTCGGAGCCAACATGAAGAACAGAAGAACATGTAGTAGGGGAAGAGGTGGACGTAACAGAACCAGATCTGTGCTCTTTAATTATAATGCAGTTTGATTTAGAAATGGGTGTTGGAATTCTCCCCTTTTAATTTCCTGCTTTCGCTCCCCCCCATCCCAGTCTTAAAAGGACTTCATATTGGGTTACACACAACTGTCTCCAGGAGTTCCTATAGCTCCTGTTGGGCTAGTGTGTGTCTCCTTCAGGGTAGGGCTGGGGCCAggcatattctcccccccccaaaaaaagccatgcctgcctccctccaaccctcattgtggaactccctccaggAGTTTTGGGCTTTTCCTGCTTCCATACTCTTCATTATGTGTGTCCTTTGTTTCCAACACCAAACTTAtgttgaagaaatttgcaaaccATTTGGGTCTCTCAGGAAACTCTCGATACTCTTAGCAAAGGTATGGTGCTTGTGGATTCCCCTTTTGTAATAGTAATTGTGCCAAGAGTTAGGGGAGATGTAGACAAAATTTGGGACCATAATAATGGAACTCCTTACAGGAGTTTTCCTGTCTCATACTCTTTTTAAGTGTGGTCTGAAAATGAAAGACTGAATAGTTTGGAAAAGTAGTAGCTAAATTGATGCTTATTTAAAAGCCTCAAGTATTTTTGTTAGATGGTCCACATGTAgcctgtgtttatttttcttatcTGTCTGTCCTGTAATTCAGGGAAATATTCACTGAGCAGGGAATAAAACTACAGGCTGTTTGAGGATGAAATCATGAAACAAAAGGGAAGAGTAGCCAAGTTTCAGCAAGGTAGGAAGCTGGTAATGGAGCAAATGTTGATTTCCAAGTGGAATTATGGGAAACAAGATCAAAGGGCTAGATTTCTGTTGCTCTTGTATAGCAACTGTCAGTTGTTGGGGTTGAGAATGTTTAAGCAAGTTTGCTGGGGATGAGGGAAGACTGTTTACAACAGGTAGGCTGAGCCACATTCTTCCATTGATTGGTAGGTGACCCTCCTGAATTTAACTCTTCTCTCCTCACCAACTAAGTGAACAAGCTAAAGACCCTGGCAGGAGACTGAATTAGTTTTCCTTCTGATCTGATTCAGGTGTTTCACATCACTTCTTTGTGCTAGTTAGTAGGTGAAATGGAGAAGTTGGCCTTTCACTCGATTGACTTCTCCTTGAACCTTTATTCTATTATTGAATTTTTCATTATTAATGCTTTTTGCCAGCTTCATTTTCAATAGTACTGGAACAGTGGAAGTAGAACCCACTTTTTCAGTTTCATTCTATAGGAAAATGTACATGGTTAAGGAGGGCTGAAACCTACCCTTTACATCCTTGGAATTTGACCAGACCATTTTAAGCATGATCAAGATACATGCTTTCTAAGCCAGCATTCCAAGCCATTCACAGTTGAATGCAGTGTGAATGGTATCAACATCTTATTTATTGACTTCTGGACACCTTGCAGGCAATATACTGGGAACTTGTGTTGGCTATTCTCTGCATGTATTACAGTCATAGCCTAATAACTTCTATTTTTACAAAAGCCCTCCCCTTTCTTCTGGACTACACATTCCAATAACCAAAACCAGCTAGCAgaatttgtacacacacacacttcacaagCAGAACATCAGGCTTGCAGTTCTGCTTCTGActtgaagccatttccccccaccccaccccccaaaaaaatctcaaagaCATTATTTTGTCTGCTGGCTAAATAATAGCACTTTGGAGAGACCCCGTTTGCATGGAAGCCAATGGACCAGTGCACAATATGCAAATATCTTTTTAAGCATACAGCTGTTTCTTTCCGTCTGTGTGTATTTATGTCATTGTTCTGTCCCTAGGGGGAAAGTGGTGTGATTCAGCAGCTCAGGAAAAGGGAACATGTGATCACCCACCCTCTGGATCAGAGTTATGGCAGCAGAGGAAAGGAACCAGCCCATTCCCATTGCTTGGGAATGGAGAAGCCCTTAATTGTTTTCCTGCTTGTTTGGTTTTGTTATAGCCTTGTCTTGGGTTTGTTTACAGAGATGTATTTTGtttaaccaaatattaaaaatgaaaaagccttCCTGTGTCCTGTCACTTCTCTGTGTTAAACTGAATTGTATTGTAATAATGtatataaagggggggaaataaacacatGTTGGTATGAAGCTGTATAGCCTAAGAAGACCTTATTGCCCAGCTACTCTCCATTGGAGTTAAGAGAAGGTCCCTCCCTGCCATTACTACCGAACACAGACATGTAAAGCTAAGGGTTGACACTCAATTGGTAAGTTTTAGTATCCTGCTGTTAAGCAAGCATAATGTATGTAAAGCCTGAGATAATAAAGAAAATACTTCCATGTTTGCACTGAAACTTTAATAGAAAAGTGCTCTAGCTAACTTTAATACTAATAGATTCAGCACAGATAAGACTTGGCAAAAATGACTTTTCCTGcttcccttatttttcaaatatgtAACATTGTAGGGCAAATATCTTTCTTCAAGTAAGAACTCACTGCATAGAGTCAAGTGCATACTAGGTTCTTCTATATGCTGCATTTTCTGGCATATTTACTCCATTTCTTGCTGTTACTGCTCTGAAATAAATACAGTTGGAGAAGAACACAGGACTATTTACACTGACAATTACAGGCTAAGGTTGACCAAACATGTCCTGAGGTGGTTTCCTGGAGGTAAGGCTACCAAAACAGAAGCTTCCAAAGTCTCCATAGTTACCTATAACGTTGCTTGAATGGATGGAAAAGTCATGACTGCCTAAAGATTGCAGGAGATCCAGATAGGGGTTCTGCCTTCATTAAGAATAGTTAATATCCCAAGGTTTACGAGAAAAAACGCTGGCCTAATCAAACAGTTCAAACAAATGATTTCAATATTTCATTCCATGATATGGGTCCAGTGTAGCTTCATTAAATCTTTCCAGGAAGAGACGGCAGAGGACCTGGCATCCCTCCAGACAATCCTGTGTTTGGTCCTAATAAAATCTGTTAAGAAATGTGAAAAAGTTTACAAATGCTTGAAAAGCAAGAGCAGCATTTTAACTACGGTACTACTTAGCAGCCTACTGGAGGAAGGATTTTCACCTTCCAGTGAAtaaccctccagatcttttgtaAAACTTAAAAGAACGCGGCATTTTCTACCATTTTGGAATATTAGCAGTCTCTTCTTAAAACCATGCTGTTGCTGGTGTGGAATTCTAGTACTTAAAATACAAGGCTGCATgacaatacagtcatatctcgtgttgcgttaggttcatgttgcggcTTTTCAGcctgcgaacgcggcaaacccggaagtgtatacttccgggttccgcagtGCGCAAAAGCGCTCGATCgcgctcgcacatgcgcaaaagagGCGCTCTAGTtgcggcaccccagaacggatcgtgtccgcaactagaggtaccactgtaatagatttCTGCTTTCATATAAGTAGAAAAGACTGCCCTGATAAAATTAAGTCAATGAAGTGTAAAGTACTTGGAAAAAACAGTATTTGTTACATCTGTCATGGTACAATGGTGGTGGTCATTCAGGCGGGAGAAGTGTCAGGTATTTTGCAATTCTAATATTTCAATATCCCCCACCCCCGTCAGGTGACCAAAGAGGTTCTCTTGTATCGAGGGCGACATTTCTGATACGCAGCTGTAAAAAGTGTAACATTTGCAGCCATAGTAAAGGAAGAAAACTAACCAGTCACAAATTCATGCCAATAAGAAAAGTAGGGCATGTGTTATTTGCTGTGAGCGGACACAACCATCAGCCGATGGGCTTCTgaagtcacaaaatatgcaatACCCCAGATAAATCTGGGAATGTGATGTTTTGTACTCTCTCAGCTGGTTCACTGCAATTATGGCCAGTACAAAAGCTAGAATTAGCACAGAAAGGAAGAGACTACAGTATGCAGAAATCCACCCCATCTTGCATCAGCAGCTGGGGTGACTGGAAAGTGTTAAGATGATGGAAAGCCTGTAAAAGACACCGCGGGAAGTGATTccccaggaggaaaaaaaagtgaAAGAGGTCATGTACCGTAGTAAATGAGGGGGGTATTAATTTCATCATACAGTATAGCAAAAGTATATGCTACATGAGCAAACGTGCACAAAAAGATAGAGATGAAGAACGGaatcaaatactgtacagtgaaacTGATCCACTAGATGCTTTTGAGACAGGTAATTCTGCAAAGATTCAGGAATTAAATATACTGCGTGGTGGAGGAAGATTCACAGATAAAAGGAGGAACATTCTGAAAAGGATGAGAATCACAGACTTAATAGGCCAAAAAATGCTGTAATTCAGTTCTTACCTGTCGCTGTTgcatctgctgttgctgctccatTTGCAGTTTCTCAGTTTcaaaaacaacaggaagaactaGGATCATGAAGGAAGTGGTCCCAATCCACAAAGCTGCCCTGgagaatcttttttggggggtgggaggaagggagagaaggtaATAAGTAAAGCTAATATTTCCATCCTCATTACAACGGAAATGACTTATCCTAAAGATCTCACTGTTAGATTGCATTATTAGACTATTATTCCAGTTTCAGTACAATCCTATTCATATATACTCCAAGGTAAGCTCCACTTATCTAAACTTAtaagacttaaaggtaaaggtaaagggacccctgaccattaggtccagtcgtgaccgactctggggttgcgcgctcatctcgcattattggccgagggagccggcgtatagcttccaggtcatgtggccagcatgacaaagccacttctggcaaagcagagcagcacatggaaacgccgtttaccttcccgctgtagcggttcctatttatctacttgcattttgacgtgctttcgaactgctaggttggcaggagctgggaccaagcaacaggagctcaccccgtcacagggattcgaaccgccgaccttctgatcagcaagccctaggctcagtggtttaaccacagcgccacctgggtcccaccataagacttactccctggtaaatggttatgggattgcagccttaaatccCCTTCCTATATGGCAACATTAGTGTGCGTGAACCTTACAACATGTCTCATCACAATCATATTTTTGCTTCCAAATATACTCTCCCTATAAATATCCATCACAATCTGAAGTACCTCCAGGTTTTCTCGCTTAAAACTACCAAGATTCCATTCAAACACAAAGAATTAGCAAAGGAAGAAACTAAATGCATAGTGTATAAAGTTTGGTTTTATACCATAATGAAGTTTCCTTAAAGATTATAGGCAACCTGAGTGATACCAAACATCACACAAACAGCCTTCTACTCGTGATGCGGCTTTCTGTCATCCACAGCACACTTTAGATCCCAAATCTGTTCTGAAAAGTCCCCCAACCTTCCAGAGTAAACTTGAGCATGCAGAGACTACAACGGGAAGGGGAAATCCTCTTCTGCTCACAGAAGTTTGTTCATGAGTGGACATAACTGGATATCGCTTCAAAAGAAAAACCTTTCCTCCTCAACTCACTAAGAatgttttttagaaaaaaagttaAATACATTGATTGATCTTTGTGGGAACATTAGGATACTGTGTCATGAAAGCTTAGAAATTAAACAAGGGACCAAAGCTATGCTTTCCAACCCTCACAAAATTTAAAACACCTGGATGagcaacattttaattttaatcattAGCAGCCAGCAGCGGTTTGTTATATATACTGTACCTATCTCAGGATAATACTCCATACATCTGACAAAATGAACTTTAGTCCATGAAAGTTTTGGCTATAAAAagcttgttatttttaaaagtgtcataggattctttgtttttgctgcaaaagacttaCAAGGATATTCCTCTGGAAATTATTTTACTGGGTGtcttaaaataatataattatatttcAAACAAATTACTGATTCACAATCTTTTATTAGCAGCAATAATTTTGGATTCTTCTGAATGGAAACTTCTTAGTATGTATTCTGTTCAGAATGATTAAGAAGATATAATCATGACTACAGAGCAAAAGGATAATATAAATTCTATTTAACAGGGTTATTTATAACCTgagaaatttatatttatatttgatGACAAATGGTTTGGTATAGTACAGCCTTGCATTTATTATTCATGCCTATATGGAGTATGTGTGTATAATTAAAGAGTTTAAAGAGCGAACAAAAGGGAAATTACGTTCGGGGGAAAAGGGCCCAAGCCATTTGACTACAAGGTCTCTGTTTAGTTGAACTACTAtaactgattacaggtaggtagccgtgttggtctgacgtagtcaaaacaaacaaacaaacaaaaatccttccagtagtcacaggtatgagctttcatgtgcatgcacacttcagaagtccacacaaaagctcatacctatgaaaacttagttggtctctaaggtgctactggaaggatttttttttttactataattgAATTATGAGTTGCTATATTTCTGAGCATACTCAAAATAGTTCTCTAGAACTTCACTCTCACAAGTATATATAGAACCCCTTTTCTCCTCAACTACAGATATCACAATTATCTCAATTATTTATGATCAATTCCATGTCAATGGTTCCTTGCAGGCaaatggttttttattatttaatttacatCCATTCTCAGCCTT encodes:
- the JOSD1 gene encoding josephin-1; this encodes MSCVPWKGDKIKSESSETPQPMPVRIYHEKQRRELCALHALNNVFQDGNAFTRDTLQEIFQRLSPNTMVTPHKKSMLGNGNYDVNVIMAALQTKGYEAVWWDKRRDVSVIALSNVMGFIMNLPSSLCWGPLKLPLKRQHWICVREVGGIYYNLDSKLKVPESIGGESELRKFLRHQLRGKNCELLLVVPEEVEAHQSWKADA